The Paracoccus sp. MBLB3053 nucleotide sequence AAGGTATTTTTCGGCGCTGAGCCCCCCTTGAAACCCGGACGGGCCTTCGCGGAACATGCGCTCGATCGCTTTGCTTTGGCGATCATTCAACTGGTTCCGATGCAAGTCGTAGAAACGGGCTTTCGCAATATAGAAGTCGACACGATCGAGGGTGACCTTTTGGGCATCGAGAACCGTCTGCCCGAACCAGACCAGCCAGTCGGTGACCTGCAGCGTCTTTTGATGGGTTTCCAGTTGTCCGTAATAGTTCTTCCTGTCTCTTTCTATCGTATAGGCGAGTGCAATCAGGCTTGGCTGGCCAATGCTTTGCGCCAGCGATTTTTCCGCCAGAGCTCGGCCGATACGCCCATTACCATCCTCTAAGGGATGGACGCTTTCGAAATAGAGGTGCGCAAGACCCGCGCGTGTCAGTGCGGGCAGGGGTCTCTTCCCCTCTGGGCCCGTCTGATTGAACCATTCGATGAGGGTTTCCATTTCGCCGGCCATCTGACGCGAAGGCGGGGCCTCGAAATGAATGATCGGGCGCTCGGCGCGGCCAGAGACGATCTGCATCGCCTCGTCATGCCAGCGATAGGCACCGATCTTGTCCAGACCACGATCATGCGACAATAGCATGCCGTGCCAGCGCCAGAGAGTTTCGTGATCGAGGGGAGTTGCGAACTCGGAATAAACGTCCACCATCATTTCGGCGATGCCTTGCTCACGAGGTCTTGGCCGATAATTATCAGGTGCGAGTCCGAAGTGCCGACGTAGCGACGACTGAACGCTCGAACGATCCAAGACCTCGCCTTCGATCGCGCTCGTCCGCATCGCCTCTTCGCTCAAAAGCTCGATCCGTAGTCGGCTGCGGTCATCGCCCGCGACATGCTTGACTGCGCCCAGGATCTCGCCGGAGGCCAGCAGGAACTGCCTTTCGAGAGCTTCCATCGCGGGCGCATCATAGGCAAAATGAGGCCATCCGGGCTGGGCCCAGTTCCAAGGCATGACCAATAGAACTCCATTCTATAGCTCAAAATATCCATAAATCATGATTTATGGAAGATCTTCCTATCGCTCAGGAACGCGCCAGAAGCTGTCTCAGGCAGTTCGCCAGTGTGCGGCATCTTTCTCGGATCGGGAGATCGTCCATGCAGTTCCGCGCCTTGATTGTAAGGGCATACCCGGTCGGTGTCAGCTTCTGCATGGCTTGGCAAAGGCAAAAGGCATCTCGGTCGCAATTTGTTTCGATTCAATGAGGTTTTCAACGATCGTTGACGCCAAGCTGTATTCGTGCTCAAACTGCGCACCAACTTCAACGATCATTGATGACGCGCCATGGCGAGCACCTCACAAACCACGATTGCCTCTCCGTCAGATTTGGGGAGAGCGATCCGCGCAAGACGGTTACTGCTCGGCCTGACGCAAGCCGAAGTTGCGATGCAGAGTGGCGTCTCGATCCCCACTGTCAGCGCAATTGAAAATGGCAAGGAAACGGCTCACATCGGGCTGGTCATGCAAATCTGCCGGGATCTGGGTCTTCACCTCATGGCCGAGGGTTGATCCATGCCCCAGCTTGATCTTGCTGTCTTTCTGGAGACCCTGCCCGCGCCAATCGGAAGGCTGACGCGTTTCGATGACGGCTCGACTTCGTTTCGCTATCTCACGGACGCGCTCCCGCACCCTCTCTCGCTGTCCCTGCCTTTGCGCGAGGAGCCTTTCGATGACAGCGTGACGCGGGCCTTCTTCGCAAATCTCCTCTTCGAGAATGCACAGCGCGAGCAGATCATGCAGCGCTATGGCCTCGATTTCGGTGATGTAGTGGGACTGCTCGAACATCTGGGCAGCGACTGCCCCGGCTCGATTTCATGCGTCCCCCTCGGCGCTGGTCCGGCCAAGATGCCAGGAGACCTGCTGAGCGACTATGACGCCCTAGATGAGCAGGAATTGCAGCGCATTATGGCCTCGCTGCGCGATCGGCGGCGTCTCCCGGACGATGCCCGAGACCCCTCGCCCTTGGCCGGTGTTCAGGGAAAGGTCGCCTTGGCCAAGCTTCCCGATGGACGTTTTGCCATGCCAAAGCGCGGCCTCAACGTGCCCACCACGCATATCCTGAAAGTGCCGCGTCCGGCTGATATGGTCACGGTGGATCAGGAGCACATCCTGATGGGCATCATGGCCCAGGTCCAGCGCCACCCGGTCGCAACCACCGCCATCCTTGGGGAAGGACCGCTGCGGGGCCTGCTCATCACGCGCTTTGATCGCACCGTCGAGAGCACCTCCGTCCGACGCCTGCACCAGGAGGACTTCGCCCAGGCTCTCGGCCTCGGCCCCCACCTGAAATACGAGCGAAATGGGGTGGGGGAGCGACGCTTCTCAGCCGCGGCAATCCGCCGGATCTTGGCGCAAACCGCAAATCCTGGTCAATCACGCCAGGCCTTCCTTGAGGTGACTCTGACAAATATCCTGCTCGGCAATACGGATAATCACGCCAAGAACCATGCGCTGCTCTATGAGGGTTCTCGCCCGCAATTTGCACCAATCTACGACGTCGCCCCGATCCTGTTGGACGACCAAGTGACCCATCAACTGTCCTTCGACATCGGAAAGGCGCGCATTGCCGACGAGATCACGACCGAAGACCTGGCCACATTCATCACGGCTCTCGGCTTCCCACGCGTGACGCCGGGGCAGAGAAAGCGTCTGCGAGAGCTGGTGATCGGCGTGGCCGCCAAAATTCCAGAGATGTCCGGACCGATCCGGAAACGAATTGGCGACGCCATCGCAGAACAAGCACATGCACTGGCCGAAGCACTGGGTTTGGAGATGGACATTCCTGAGCGCGACGCCATCATCATCAATCGCCCCTGACCACGGTCATCGAAAATCTCAG carries:
- a CDS encoding Fic family protein; translation: MPWNWAQPGWPHFAYDAPAMEALERQFLLASGEILGAVKHVAGDDRSRLRIELLSEEAMRTSAIEGEVLDRSSVQSSLRRHFGLAPDNYRPRPREQGIAEMMVDVYSEFATPLDHETLWRWHGMLLSHDRGLDKIGAYRWHDEAMQIVSGRAERPIIHFEAPPSRQMAGEMETLIEWFNQTGPEGKRPLPALTRAGLAHLYFESVHPLEDGNGRIGRALAEKSLAQSIGQPSLIALAYTIERDRKNYYGQLETHQKTLQVTDWLVWFGQTVLDAQKVTLDRVDFYIAKARFYDLHRNQLNDRQSKAIERMFREGPSGFQGGLSAEKYLSITGTSRATATRDLHDLVEQGALFRTGERRHTRYWLNLPDMTKLA
- a CDS encoding HipA domain-containing protein, which gives rise to MPQLDLAVFLETLPAPIGRLTRFDDGSTSFRYLTDALPHPLSLSLPLREEPFDDSVTRAFFANLLFENAQREQIMQRYGLDFGDVVGLLEHLGSDCPGSISCVPLGAGPAKMPGDLLSDYDALDEQELQRIMASLRDRRRLPDDARDPSPLAGVQGKVALAKLPDGRFAMPKRGLNVPTTHILKVPRPADMVTVDQEHILMGIMAQVQRHPVATTAILGEGPLRGLLITRFDRTVESTSVRRLHQEDFAQALGLGPHLKYERNGVGERRFSAAAIRRILAQTANPGQSRQAFLEVTLTNILLGNTDNHAKNHALLYEGSRPQFAPIYDVAPILLDDQVTHQLSFDIGKARIADEITTEDLATFITALGFPRVTPGQRKRLRELVIGVAAKIPEMSGPIRKRIGDAIAEQAHALAEALGLEMDIPERDAIIINRP
- a CDS encoding helix-turn-helix domain-containing protein translates to MASTSQTTIASPSDLGRAIRARRLLLGLTQAEVAMQSGVSIPTVSAIENGKETAHIGLVMQICRDLGLHLMAEG